A DNA window from Schistocerca americana isolate TAMUIC-IGC-003095 chromosome 4, iqSchAmer2.1, whole genome shotgun sequence contains the following coding sequences:
- the LOC124612539 gene encoding wiskott-Aldrich syndrome protein homolog 1-like, translating to MVTPADVTRPVRARRAAQVVSTSGPAPPRLCPDSGVPARHSRAKRYQNIVAAAVPQRPTASNAVSRQPDEDGFVAPPRRHTARAAVLQPPQPLPTTSTFPGANVDEMEDGEAPLVPPQKKPPPPPPIVVQWDGVCKDFQQRLDRVATPSTVNNAGRDLYTVTVAAHEEGAGSSSEARVLLLVRYTLPPASLPPPRAGYLPLPALWDNSPLRRPRLRLRGRLPPQPHLARRLPAWAGVAGARGVPPPPLRNSLPPTLRRGSDKQLALRRSCGQQLSLHVSRHLLSGPSHPPLWRRPPSVPRYLHYIRSS from the exons ATGGTGACGCCGGCTGACGTCACGCGACCCGTCCGCGCTCGCCGGGCGGCCCAGGTAGTGTCAACAAGCGGCCCAGCCCCGCCGCGGCTCTGCCCAGACAGCGGCGTGCCTGCCCGTCACAGCCGTGCGAAACGCTATCAAAACATCGTGGCGGCTGC AGTGCCGCAGCGGCCCACTGCGTCGAATGCTGTCTCCCGGCAGCCTGATGAGGACGGCTTTGTCGCCCCACCTCGGCGGCACACCGCCAGGGCTGCCGTACTGCAGCCACCGCAGCCGCTGCCGACAACGAGCACGTTTCCAGGGGCAAACGTCGACGAGATGGAGGACGGCGAGGCGCCTCTGGTGCCGCCCCAGAAgaagccgccgcccccgccgcctatcgtcgtccaatgggacggcgtgTGCAAGGACTTCCAACAGAGGCTCGACAGGGTGGCCACGCCCTCTACCGTCAACAATGCCGGCCGTGACCTCTACACGGTCACGGTCGCGGCACACGAGGA AGGGGCCGGAAGCAGCAGCGAGGCAAGGGTGCTCCTTCTCGTAAGGTACACCCTACCACCAGCTTCGCTGCCGCCACCACGAGCGGGTTACCTGCCCCTCCCAGCGCTCTGGGACAACAGCCCACTGCGCCGTCCACGGCTTCGCCTGAGAGGGCGGCTACCCCCGCAGCCGCACCTGGCGCGCCGGTTGCCCGCCTGGGCAGGCGTTGCCGGCGCACGAGGCGTGCCACCCCCGCCGCTGCGCAACAGTCTGCCACCGACACTCCGCCGCGGCAGCGACAAGCAGCTCGCGCTGCGCCGCAGTTGCGGCCAGCAACTGTCGCTGCACGTCAGTCGGCACCTCCTGAGCGGCCCCAGCCACCCGCCCCTGTGGCGGAGGCCGCCCAGCGTCCCCCGCTACCTACACTACATCAGAAGCAGCTGA